In Rouxiella sp. WC2420, the following proteins share a genomic window:
- a CDS encoding serine hydrolase domain-containing protein, which produces MMQEEYHWSWITRSGLNASSADHNIRFPYWSFTKSVIAVCALKLSENGSLNLDAFLQGQKYTLRQLLQHTAGVADYGQLSDYHHDVAANLPPWSRDKMLDAVLANDPLFLPGEGWSYSNVGYMLARERIEEVAGKSFAELVAEFITTPLGLKSVEVATTQLQFSTLHWPAAASYHPGWVYHGCLIGTAHDAASILDALFNKKIFRNNHATGSTLQQMLEHYPLGGALAGRPWTKCGYALGLMSGEVGGGQRAIGHSGGGPFCVNAVYHFPDCADPVTVSCFAKGTDQGSAELFATRLALQLNGKKAQ; this is translated from the coding sequence GTGCAGATCACAATATTCGTTTCCCTTATTGGAGCTTTACCAAATCGGTAATCGCTGTTTGTGCTCTAAAACTTTCCGAAAATGGCTCATTGAATTTGGATGCGTTTTTGCAAGGGCAAAAATATACCCTACGGCAACTTTTGCAGCACACAGCCGGAGTAGCAGATTACGGTCAGCTTTCAGATTATCACCATGACGTAGCGGCAAATTTGCCGCCATGGTCACGGGATAAAATGCTGGATGCAGTGTTGGCCAATGATCCGCTGTTCCTGCCAGGAGAGGGCTGGAGCTACTCTAATGTGGGATATATGCTGGCGCGTGAAAGGATTGAAGAGGTAGCTGGAAAAAGCTTCGCTGAACTGGTGGCTGAATTTATTACCACGCCGCTAGGGCTGAAAAGCGTGGAAGTTGCCACCACGCAGTTGCAGTTCAGCACTCTGCATTGGCCAGCTGCGGCCAGTTATCATCCCGGATGGGTCTATCATGGCTGTTTGATAGGCACCGCGCATGATGCTGCCAGTATTTTAGATGCACTGTTTAATAAGAAAATTTTCAGAAATAATCATGCAACTGGAAGCACGCTGCAGCAAATGCTGGAACATTATCCGCTAGGGGGCGCATTGGCTGGCCGCCCATGGACGAAATGCGGCTATGCATTGGGCCTGATGAGCGGCGAGGTAGGCGGGGGACAGCGGGCAATTGGCCACTCTGGCGGTGGGCCATTTTGCGTTAACGCGGTGTATCACTTCCCCGATTGCGCCGATCCCGTCACTGTATCCTGCTTTGCCAAGGGGACTGACCAAGGTAGCGCTGAACTCTTCGCTACCCGTTTAGCTTTGCAATTAAACGGCAAAAAAGCGCAATAA
- a CDS encoding DUF3237 domain-containing protein: MHPELKLSFSVEIQVDKPVIVNATAEGGKRQLISILEGKVSGKINGVVLPGGIDSQIIQPDGICHLSARYGLQTDQGTVYIENNGIRRIPAEWRDRLFDQDMSFFNQIPQEDIYFRAVPKFEVYSDALRWMIESIFICTGQRTAEGVSLKFYELL; this comes from the coding sequence ATGCACCCAGAACTAAAATTGAGTTTTTCTGTCGAGATCCAGGTTGATAAACCAGTCATTGTTAACGCGACAGCCGAGGGCGGCAAACGTCAGTTGATTTCAATTCTTGAAGGGAAAGTAAGCGGAAAAATTAATGGTGTTGTGCTGCCGGGCGGCATCGATAGCCAGATTATTCAACCAGACGGTATCTGTCATCTCTCCGCCCGCTATGGTTTACAAACAGATCAAGGCACTGTTTACATAGAAAATAATGGCATACGTCGTATTCCTGCAGAGTGGCGCGATCGTCTTTTTGATCAAGATATGTCGTTTTTTAATCAGATCCCGCAGGAGGATATCTACTTCAGAGCAGTGCCTAAATTCGAAGTATACAGTGATGCATTACGCTGGATGATCGAATCGATTTTCATCTGCACAGGCCAACGCACAGCAGAAGGCGTATCGCTGAAATTTTATGAATTATTATGA